GGACGATCAGCCAACCTTCATGGTTGTGCCCTGAAAATCTTCAGACTCCCCACTGCTTGTAAAACTTCCCGTGACTGAACTCGCAAATGTTGATAACATTTGGGTGTCATATTAAGTCAGGATGACTGCATGCTGCATGACAGTTTGGCACCAGGTTATAGCTGTTTTCTAACCTTCTTTCAGTGTGACCACAGAGGTTTAGATACATcctgtgctgtctgtgttttagcTGATGATAAAAAGTGGCccattaaacagttttatttgtttgtgactgGTTGATTGGATTGATATCAGTCAAAATGAACTATTAGCAGACATGGAATTTTATGTTTTGGACCACAAAATCTGTTAAATGGAAGaagagctcttttttttttttaactatgtcATTCGACAAGGATTTTAACTGTTAAATACAGCTGAACTTCACCTTTTGACAAATTGCTCCACCTGGTGTCTGTTGTAACAGGAGAACACCTTTGAAGTCTGTCACGTTTTTTCTTTGGAAATTCTTTCACGTTGAGATAAGATGCGATGCGAGACAGGTTTTCCCACTCACGGCATAAACGTGGCTCTTTTCTGTTGAGGTGTGTCAGTGACAGAGTCTTGACCCAGTTGCACAGCTCACTGGCACAGTTAAGTGATCACTCAAGCTTCCTGCCTCGGCAGACTGGTCCTACAGAGGaccttttcatttgtctctgcaGTAAATGCACACATGTAACCAAAGACATCAAcatcatttaatgtttaatcaaCTGTACAGTACGTGCCAATAAATACTTGTTTATTAAATCATCAATAATGTGTCTTTActtgtacaaataaaaaaacgatATGTTATATTTTAGGACTGtggacaaaaaatgtttttgaaccTTTGAGTTTAATGACTATTTCTCACTTCCTGTTGCCCAAAACATGAAATccaatataattaaaataattacaattatatACAATGtgtcatatttaattttgtaattttaaaagagATAGTTACTTACTTACTGTATGCATTCACATTGATTGCCAGTGGATTAGATTATAGATAGAcgtgtatttttaaatgtgaaaaccatGTTACTACAATACACAAGTGTTTTTACTACATACATGTAATCGTACTGCGttgaatgtaaataaagataaatcCTGATGATGTGATGAAGGCTCAAGGATGTAACTTCAAACACGTCTGTaaatcaaaataacaaaagaaaaacttattGCTTAAAACGACCTCAACAATAGCATAAACTCTGCATTGGCCCAAAAGGATGTAtgttatatatgtatgtatgtcattgtaaaatatatatatatatatatatatatatacaaccTCTCAACATGATGAAGACAAATTACTAATAAATATGGAATAGATGAGCACTCTTACATCTTCTACCTTAGGCTGAGATCAGCTTGTAAAACCCGGGGCTTCCAAAAACCCAAATCGAAAATGTATCCATAAGAAATTTTACCTTAACACACAAAATTAAAGATGACATGGGACTGGCAATAAAAACATGGATGATAAAATAAGGGAAGGTGCCGGTTTCTTGTTCGTCCTCCTTTGTGTCGTCATTTTCTTGAGCATTGTtgtgttacaaaataaaagtcccagTTTTCTCAATGGGAACCTGGATGGAGTGAAGGTGTGAGGCTTTTATGCTCTGCCCTCTAGCGgccactgcacacagacaaagaggGTTGCCAGGAGATGATGTTTGGATAACGTCCAAGAGCTTATTAAATTTCTGATATTGGAGGTGAGATACTGTGGCACATGCTCTGCAGAACCAGCTTATTAGGTGCAGTCTTGTGACGTGATCAAACAGTCTGCTTCCAGGAGGCAAAGCATGCTGCAGCACCAGACAGGACAGTCACGCAGAGATGGAGACACTCGTCTTTCAAATTTGACACAGGTGAGGTAATCACACTTTAGATTTGTTACTCtccaaattataatttttacttCGGTTCAGCAGCTTGGATGGAGCGACTGAATATCCATATTTTACctgttgttttagtttgtttggtaGTTTCAAAGCATCACTTTTGATGacgttttgtatatttttgacATGTTTAGTTTAGCCATAATTACTTTAAAGTGTGTGACTGGTGattcactgtatttttattattgtcaacAAATTCCATGAAAAATACTGTCATTGTCATTGTTACAgcctatttgtgtgtttaaatacatttattatgagGAAAACCACTGGTTTAATATtccttcatttatatttttatatatatttcatttatcTTTCTCAGTGTGTTACACTGTTACATTGTCctgttattttaacaattaattCAAACTTAAATGGTTACTTGTTCCTCTGATACCAAAACTGGTGCATCTCTTGAAATAGATGGAGAAggataataataacaacaacaacaacaacaacaacaacaacaacaataataataataataaccagtGAATTTGATGTTGATGTCCTAAAAagtgtttatatgtttatgaTAACTTCCTCTCAACCTGGACTTTGTCTCTCTATAACTAGGCCACCTGGCTTTATCCTCTACTTGTACCATGGCCTCTACAAGTgacaaactattttttaaaattaattttaattctgTCTGAAAGAGTTTTGCTTAGTGTCCATATTTTGTCCAAAAGTATTTGGTCTTTTTGGGACCTGTTCTTGTACGTCTGCTGAAGGGACCCGTGTGTTTCCAGAGGCAGAGTGGACGGAAACTGTGTTGTTTGGGATTTCCAGACAAGAACAACAGATAATAATACCAGATTGATGTTTTGTTGACATAGGCAGCTGAAGGCTTTGTATGTTGATCTGTCAGCTTTGtcaatttgcatttatttacttgTGATAAAGTGATATTGTTCAGAAGTATTATTCAAAAGACCTCTCGGAAGAAGCTCATTTATAATCTGCACTTAAGTCCTTTAGCATTTCAGAAACAagtgtctttattattttaatttccaaaGGAAAAAATGATTCGAGTAAGGGCTCCTTACCTGTACAGGTAAATTAGAATATCGGCTCAAGTAAGTTTTGTTTTCGGAGCTTCAGATTAGTTTTGCTGTGCGAATGCTGTGTCCTAATGGGTATTATTTAACAAAGGTGCATCACATGCTAACGTGCTCAGAATAAGAATTTTTAGCAAACATGTTTAGCAGATCTGCTGTTTAAGTTGTGAGAGAAAAACACCAGAAAGTCAGGGATGGAAGAAAACTTTTAGTAGTTTTACGTGGTGATTTCGAGAACTGAGGAAACTGCTTCCCAAACATCCATTATAGTCACCACCTACAGTAAGTAATAGTCCACAAAGGTCACAATGTTGAGGGGCCAAGGATTCAGCTAAAGCTTCAAATCCAACCTGAAAACCATCTTAAATATAATcgaataaatgtaataaaatgtataacttAGTGTGAGCTCATCCAGTAGTTGTTGAGACATTACACTCAAAATCAAACATGTCAACACGGTGGTGCCACTAGAGGAAAGTCAGGCGATGACCAAGGTCACAAGGGTTCATCCTCTGGGGACTGCAACTGTCTTTAAATAATGGTTATAAttctaaataatttttcaaataGTTGCTGAGTTATTTCAATCTGGAAAAGAGGTGGACCCACTGACATTTCCAGCTCCGGAGCCAAACCTGTTGCGTGactgaaaatgagcaaaaacatcTGAAATTTTCCACAAAATCAGAAATTCAATAGAAACGTTCATCTTAAGTGTCACTAATGAACAATtcaacaaaaacagactttaatTCTTTGCTTCAATGAAACgttcatttcctttgttttagtGCCCAGTTTGAGAGTCCGTCCCTGGTGTGAGTTGCCACCATGGTGTGCAGTCGCCTCTTGCTGTCTGTCTACATCTTCACCTTCCTGACGGGGGTCCCCACTAACATCCTGGCCTTCTGCACCTTCTGTCGCAAGGTGCGCCACAGGGCAGCCCCCATAGACGTCCTTCTCTTGAACCTCACCATCTCTGACCTCATCTTTCTGGCTGCCCTGCCCTTCAAAATGAAGGAGGCTCAAGACAACATGACCTGGACGATGCTCTACAATCTGTGTCCCTTCAGTAGTTTCATCTTCTATGTCACCATCTACAACAGCACCCTGCTCCTCACAGCAGTGAGCGTTGAGCGCTACCTGGGGGTGGCCTACCCCCTCAGGTACGCCCTGTGTCGCAGGCCTCGCTACGCTGTGTTGGCCAGTATCATGTTTTGGCTGCTGACCTCTGCCAACCTCAGCTTCGTCTACATCATGCCCTACTTCCAGTGGGGCAAAGAAAGTTCCAATGTCGCGCCTTCCACCTGCTACCTGAATTTCAGTTCTGAGGAGCTCCACATCCTGCTGCCGGTCCGCTTGGAGCTCTTTGTTGTCCTCTTTTGCATCCCCTTTCTCACCTCCTGCTTCTGCTACATCAACTTCATACTTATTCTGTCACGCCTCCCGAACATCAGCAGGCGCAGGAGGCTGCGTGCCATTGGGCTCGCGCTCGGCACCCTGGcagtcttcactgtctgttttGGACCGTACAACGCCTCCCACGTGGTAGGGTACATCCACGATGGCAGTGAGAGCTGGAGGATCGAGGCACTGCTCTGCAGCACCCTCAACGCCTGCATAGATCCGTTCATCTTCTACTTCTCCTCAGCGGCAGTCAGGACCATGTTGAAACACTGCTTCAGGAACATCATGGCAAAAGTGCACATCCTGAACTGTGGGGGAGCTCCCCGGGGCCCCAACCAGAGGCCCTctgaaaaatacaaagaagCAAGCCCACCCTGAAACTTCTGATTAAGTAACCCATTTTTGAGGAAGCGCGTTTCTTTCTTTCAggcaaaaactggaaaaaatgaAAGCTTGGAAATTGTTATTCCACTCAAAGCAATGAAAGGCTGATCTGTGGCACCAGATGAGCACGTACCTGCTACGGGTGCTCCAATCTTTTACTGGGACgttcagtgtttgtgtctgctaATTTAGACTTtgtgtttcataaaaaaaaatcaaataacatCTTCAATTAAGAGTTGTTCCTATCGACAATGATTCTGATCTCTTAATAGATCCTTTGTAAATGTTGTGAGCCCAATGTTAAGTGTGTAAAAGGTCAGTGCAAATGTCCCTTCACAGTAGGTTTTTAAATAGGTTTCCGtgaacaaacactgtttaatcAAAGATAAGCGTTTTATCTGAGCGTGGgttaaagcaattaaaaaccAGGGGATGTAAGACCACATTAGCAGGAAGTGGAAGACTGTGGACCGGTGAGTTAATTTGGAATTACAACCCGAGACAGACCGAAAGTGTAAACACAAAGACTGTACGATGCTGTAATGAACCGCTGTTATAAAGTGTCTTTTGTGGCCTGAGGGGACTTCAAACAGTAAGTGACTGATAAGCATCCACTGCCCATTTCCTCTCAGTAATAATGAAGGCAGCACTCCCATGCAGTTGGAGTGTATGTACACACAGATAACACCCCTTTATAACATCATATTGTACAGTATACTGTTCGGGTTGGCTCAGAAGTACACGTTGTTCCTTTTATTAGTTTAGTCTGCACACGCACAATGTGcaaaaagttaaagtaaagtTGGCTGCAGGGCCAAGTTTATTCCGAATGCTGCACCTGTGCTGTCAAATCAATGAAGTTGTTTTCTTAATTAGGCTTCGTTTGCCTCTCAGGGTCActgtatttaaaacatacaaacaaaaaaggggggaaattaAGGACATCTTAAGCTTTTTCtaattcattttctaatttgaGGAGAGTCAGTTTGGTTAAAAATACTAGATGAATTGTTTAGGAGTtagtttttccctttcttttatttttaaattcataggAAACTATTTTAAGGGCTCAAAAGTAAATAGACAATCACCTGCTCAGCTGTTTGTTATTCCCTCAGGTGTGCGTTTTTCCCTCGGTTCATTTACAAGTTTGCATCTGGAATCTGTTGTTTTTAGATGTTAATACAGTCTAAAGTACCGAACAAGCCATCTTTAGGCTCAAAAACCAAAAGACGCCGATCAGAGAGAGCAAAAATGAACAACTAACAGTTCCGAAAACCAACCAAAACATCTGTGGTGAATGACACAAGAATTCTGTCCTGACTACACTCGACCACATCAACAGCACCGTTCAAGTTTGGGGAGAAGATCAAGAGACGATGTCAGAGTAAGTACAGAGTTTATCACAAGATGTGAATCACATGTCCAATGCTGAAAAAAATTTGTACTTTCTGTGAGAATTgttaaaacatcaaaaacaaactcaCATTTTATACATagagtatttatttaaaaaaaattaaatacaacaaacaaatagAAAGTCTCAACTTTAGACCAGGATCAGATGAGTGTTAAGACAAAAAAAGGCCTTGACATACAGCTACACTTCTAAAAGTGCTGCAACTTTATAATcaggcaaaaaacaaacaaaagcacaataATATCctatgaaaacaaaagacatttctaatttattttttttgagtaTGATAAGCAGCCGACCTTAGAGGTGCCTTAAACGTGTATTTTTGTGGGGAATCACTAAACGGGAGTCGGGCACAACTCAACTAAGAAATAATTCCAAATCTGTAAACAACTAAATTTCACATTAGACAAGTTGAACCGTTAAGGGGTTTGACGgcaacatgtgaacacacagagGGGAAGCTGGACAAAGTGATTGCACAGAAACTTTAAAACCGTTTCATTATTGCcattggaggaaaaaaataaaataaacatttgcaggCAGTAGAATAAAGGATCATGTCCTTAtagaaataaagataaatatattGTGCTACATAACGTCTACACTACTGCTCTATAGTACCTTTGGAGTCGGGAGTGTTCCCTTATTTTCTGTATAAAAACTTGTTTCTGGGTTGTGTTCGAGAGTGTCCGACGTCCACTAATCTGATCCCCACAGGTCCTGTCAGCTCCACAGACTGATCAGTTCTGCATATTTTGTGTTCTTGGCATatgacatacatacacaaataaatacatatacagtCACGCTTTACAATATTGCCATGCATCAATATATACTATATCAATGTAGACTCAGGGCACAGTGCCCCTTCTGAATGTTGAGATTTCTTTGAGTTGCTCATTTTCTTCCCCCAGCACCATCAGGAAAGGCACAATCTGTTAGCGGACAAATCAGTCCGAGGATTAACTTTTaaccctcctccttttttccccGTTTTgccaaagattaaaaaaaaaaaaaaaaaaacactttgatgcAGTTTGTAGCACATGCACTGACAAGTGTTGTACGCTCAGAATCTTAGTCTATAATCGAGACTATGCGCTGATGGTTCATATACATGGCTAAACAACCTCCAACAGTCTCTACAAAGCAGTTCAATGCAGCAAACAAAC
The nucleotide sequence above comes from Channa argus isolate prfri chromosome 1, Channa argus male v1.0, whole genome shotgun sequence. Encoded proteins:
- the LOC137111839 gene encoding free fatty acid receptor 3-like encodes the protein MVCSRLLLSVYIFTFLTGVPTNILAFCTFCRKVRHRAAPIDVLLLNLTISDLIFLAALPFKMKEAQDNMTWTMLYNLCPFSSFIFYVTIYNSTLLLTAVSVERYLGVAYPLRYALCRRPRYAVLASIMFWLLTSANLSFVYIMPYFQWGKESSNVAPSTCYLNFSSEELHILLPVRLELFVVLFCIPFLTSCFCYINFILILSRLPNISRRRRLRAIGLALGTLAVFTVCFGPYNASHVVGYIHDGSESWRIEALLCSTLNACIDPFIFYFSSAAVRTMLKHCFRNIMAKVHILNCGGAPRGPNQRPSEKYKEASPP